Proteins from a genomic interval of Mercenaria mercenaria strain notata unplaced genomic scaffold, MADL_Memer_1 contig_3313, whole genome shotgun sequence:
- the LOC128552943 gene encoding F-box only protein 44-like has protein sequence MGQAWGRMPHESGSGKSQRSLKEVYGVGNEYSGENFQAIEVPDDILCEVLKWVPAEDIVKSCVYVCKQWRDVINIQMFWKEKCIHELGYTIEIFHFLIDEDFKKLYFKRPYQNNLIKNPDARDGFSHWKIHENGGNRWKIEIPTSCNPIEDYTPWKETGKKYF, from the exons ATGGGTCAAGCTTGGGGTCGAATGCCCCATGAATCAGGGTCAGGGAAGTCACAAAGAAGTTTGAAAGAAGTGTATGGTGTAGGTAATGAGTATTCTGGTGAAAATTTTCAAGCGATAGAAGTACCTGATGACATTCTTTGCGAAGTGTTAAAGTGGGTACCAGCTGAAGACATAGTAAAGTCTTGTGTATATGTTTGTAAACAGTGGAGAGATGTCATTAACATACAGATGTTCTGGAAAGAAAAATGTATTCATGAACTTGGATACACAATTGAAATATTCCACTTCCTAATTGATGAGGACTTTAAAAAGCTGTACTTTAAAAGACCATACCAAAATAACTTGATAAAGAACCCAGATGCTAGAGATG GATTCAGTCACTGGAAAATCCATGAAAATGGTGGTAATCGctggaaaatagaaatacctaccAGCTGCAATCCTATAGAAGACTATACTCCATGGAAAGAAACTGGcaaaaagtacttttaa
- the LOC128552942 gene encoding TNF receptor-associated factor 3-like, with the protein MHDSQFAQIDVQMAELDLRFQILETASYDGTLMWKLRDYARRKQDAVQGRTLSLYSQPFYTHRYGYKMCARAYLNGDGMGKGSHMSLFFVVMRGEYDNLLPWPFQQKVTMTLLDQETGQCNLSDSFRPDPTSSSFRKPTTDMNIASGCPLSGCPLFVSHAVLETPKYVKDDTIMIKFQVDLANLNHP; encoded by the exons ATGCATGACAGTCAGTTTGCACAGATAGATGTCCAGATGGCGGAGTTAGACCTGAGGTTTCAGATCCTTGAAACAGCCAGCTATGATGGTACATTGATGTGGAAGTTGAGGGACTATGCAAGGAGAAAACAAGATGCAGTACAAGGAAGGACACTTTCATTGTATAGTCAGCCATTCTACACACACAGATATGGCTACAAGATGTGTGCTCGG GCGTACTTGAATGGAGATGGTATGGGAAAGGGAAGCCATATGAGTTTGTTTTTTGTGGTGATGAGAGGTGAGTATGACAACCTACTACCTTGGCCATTCCAGCAGAAGGTGACAATGACCTTGCTAGACCAGGAGACTGGACAGTGCAACCTTTCTGACTCCTTCAGACCAGATCCTACAAGCAGTAGCTTCCGTAAGCCGACTACAGACATGAACATCGCGTCTGGATGTCCTCTCTCGGGATGTCCTCTCTTCGTGTCTCATGCAGTTCTTGAAACACCGAAATACGTGAAGGATGACACAATCATGATTAAATTTCAAGTGGATTTGGCAAATCTCAATCATCCCTAA